AAACTTGTGTCCTCTCAGAATAACGCCTGCCAAGCTAAAAGGAGTAACTTGTAATCTGTCTATTTTTGACACTTATATCAAATCCCCTATGCTGATTGCCGGGCTCTATGCAGAGGGGGAAACAAAAGTTATTGAAAAAATCAAGTCAAGGGATCATTCTGAATTAATGCTGAACCATTTGGGAGCAGATTTAAAAATTGACGGTTTGGAAGTAACCTCTAAAAGAATTGAAAACCTCTATGCCAACGATATTAAAGTACCGGGAGACATCTCAACTGCTGCTTATTTCATAACGGCAGCCCTATTAGTACCTAATTCCGATGTTACAATTAAAAACGTAGGGATAAATCCTACAAGAACAGGAATACTTGATGTATATAAATCAATGGGTGCAAAAATAGAAATCTTAAACGAAAGAACGGTAAATAACGAAAAGGTAGCAGATATAAGGGCTACATCCTCTTCCCTAAAAGCAACGGAAATAAAGGGTGCCCTGATACCAAGGCTTCTTGATGAAATACCTATTATTGCTGTTGCAGCTACAATGGCAAAGGGTACCACGGTATTTAAGGATCTAAATGGTTTTAAAATAAAAGAATCCAACCGTTTAAAATATATAGTACAGGAACTTTCAAAACTTGGGGCATCCATCAGGGAAACTGAGGACGGAATGATAGTAGAAGGCGGCAAGGAGCTTAAGGGTGCCATTGTAGAAGGTTATAATGATGCGGCAATTACAATGTCCCTTTGTGTTGCAGGTCTTATAGCAGAAAATGAAACTATGATAAGGAAAACACAAATTTTAGATATAGCTTATCCTGAATTTATTACTGTATTAAATAAATTATAATAAAACATTACTATAACCATAATAAAATATCACTATAACAAAATAACTTAATAAAATGAGAAATCAGATTAGAAATTTAAATACAGCTTAAAAGGGGCTTTACTGCCCCTTTTATTATTATTTTTTTGCTTCTGCCAAGGCATCTTTTCTTAATTTTTCTTTAAGCCTGTAGCCTAGTACCATTAAACTGTCGCTTAAATGAACATTTTCAATAATGACATCGTGACTAATCTTTAAATCCATAGGTGAAAAATTCCAAAGTCCCTTTACTCCCAGGCTGGCTACTTTTTCTGCTACAGAAGGAGTTTTTTCATAAGGTACACAGAGCATAGCAATATCAATTCTTTTATTTTTAATAAACTCTTCAAATTCGTCAAAGTGCAGTACCTTTTTCCCATTTATCTCTTTGCCCACTAAGTCAGGATTTACATCAAATATTCCTATTATGTTAAAGCCCCTCTTTTCAAAATTTGAATAATTGGCAAGAGCCTGTCCCATATTGCCTGCTCCAAGAATAACCACATTGAACTTATCATTAACTCCCAGAATGTTTCCGATTTCGTTGAACAAAGATTCCACATTATATCCATAGCCCTGCTGCCCAAACCCGCCAAAACAATTTAAATCCTGGCGTATTTGAGATGCAGTTATCCCCATACGCTGACTTAACTCCTTTGAAGATATTTTTGATATGTCCATTTTTAGCAGGTCTGACAAGTAGCGGTAATATCTTGGCAAACGCCTTATTACAGCCATGGATATTTTTTTATTTCCACTCATTTACTTCACCTCTTGCAAATACTGGTGGAACCGTATCATAGCGCAAAACTATAATTATGCCACAAATAGATTATAAAAAAATCCTTTGAAATTTTGCTGTAAAAAATATAGTTTAATTTTAAAATTAAACTATTGTGATTATACACCTTTGTTATTTTATTGTCAATATTGCTTGTATATATGATTTTTGCTACAATTGGTGTTGTAAGCCTAAAAGAAAGATGTGATTGCCATTATTATTTTAAGCTGCAACAAGATAAATTTTTCATTTGGGATAAACAAAATACTGGATAATGTATCCTTCAGCATAAAGAATACTGATAAAACGGGTATTGTAGGGGTTAATGGTGCCGGCAAAACCACCCTCTTTAAAATATTAACTTCAGAGTACACCCCTGAAAGCGGGGAGATATACATTGCCAAAGACTTAAATATTGGGTATTTGGAGCAAAATTCCGGACTTGATGAAAACAACACCTTACTTGAAGAAGTGCTGACGGTGTATTCCCACTTTATTGATATGGAAGCCCGTATAAAAGAGCTGGAAAAATGTATAAGTACTGAGAAAAATGAAGAAGTTTTAAATGCATATATGAAAGAATACTCACGCCTGTCAGAAGATTTTTCAATGCTTGGCGGGTTTGAGTACAACAGCCGTGCAAAAGGTGTTTTAAAAGGTCTGGGGTTTTCTGAGGAGGACTTTGATTTAAAGGTTGGCAAATTAAGCGGCGGTCAAAAAACAAGACTTTCACTTTCAAAACTCCTTTTAAAAGAGCCTGACCTACTTCTTTTAGACGAGCCTACAAACCATTTAGATATCAGTGCAGTTGAATGGCTGGAAAACTTTTTAAAAGAATACAAGAAATCTGTAATGGTTATTTCCCATGACAGGTTTTTTATAGATAAAGTTGCAGACAAAATTTTAGAAATAGAAAACCGCCATGTAAAGCTTTATAACGGAAACTATTCAGACTATATAAAACAAAAGGCTTTAGACAGGGAAATACAGCAAAAACACTATGAACAGCAGCAAAAGGAAATTGCAAAAATGGAAGTTTTTATTGAGCAGCAAAAAAGATGGAACAGGGAAAGAAATATCATTGCTGCTGAAAGCAGACAAAAAGCCATAGATAGGATGGAAAAAATAGAAAAGCCGGAAAAACTTCCTGATAAAATCAAGGTAAAATTTAAAAGTAATATATCCAGTGGAAAAGATGTTTTATTTGTTGAAAATCTTTCAATGGAGTTTCCTGGAAAGCCATTGTTTAAGGATTTGTCTTTTAATGTAAGGAAAGGTGAGAAGATATTTATATTAGGTGCAAATGGCACCGGAAAAACCACCCTTTTAAAAATACTTACAGGCAATCTTAAACAAACCTCCGGGAATTTCCGGTACGGCTATAATGTTGAAATGAGCTATTACGACCAGGAACAAGAGTCTTTAGACCCTGATAATACAGTGTTAGATGAAGTATGGGATGCAAGTCCTGATATTTTACAAACTGAAATCAGAAATGCCCTTGCAATATTTCTTTTTAAAGGGGAAGATGTCTTTAAAAGAATATCGGATTTAAGCGGAGGGGAAAAGAGCAGGGTAGCACTGATTAAAATAATGCTCTCAGGCTCAAATCTTCTTCTTTTAGACGAGCCTACAAATCATTTGGACATTAATTCAAGGGAAGTACTGGAGGAATCCCTTAGCGATTTTGACGGCACATTAATTGTAGTATCCCATGACAGGTACTTTATTAATAAACTAGCCACCAGGATTATTTATATTGAAAATGAATCTTCAATTTTAGATTTTAACGGAAATTATGAGGACTTTTTATCTTACAGAAATAGAATAAATGCTTCAAATGAAAATAGCGAAAATACCAATAAAAAAATTTCTTCCGGCAAACTACAGCATTTAGCCAGCAAAGAAGAAAAAGCGAGAAAAAGGCGTTTAGAAAAGCTTATACTTAATACTGAAAAAAGGATATTTCAAGTTGAAAGCCGCCTGGATGAAATAAATAAAAAAATGCAGTCAGAAGAAGTGGCAAGTGACCATGTAAAGCTTATGGAACTTAATAAAGAACATGATGAGCTTAATAAAGAACTGGAAGAACTCTATAAAACATGGGAAGAGGCCAGCTTAGAAGCCAGCAATTACTCTTCACCGTAATATTTCTTTATACCTTCTTTTATAGCTGCAGCCAGTTTTTCCTGGTACTCCTGTGTGGAAAGTTTTTGTTCCTCTTCAGCATTGGATAAAAAACCACATTCAACTATAACAGTGGGCTTTTTTATATTTTTGAGGATAAGTGTCTCAGTATCTTTTACCAAAGCCTCTCTTTTGTTTTCAGGATCCACCATATCCCTTAGGGACCTTTGAATACACTGGGCAAGTCTTTTGCTTTCTTCAGAGTTTTTAGGGAAAAATGTCTGTGCCCCGTGGTATTGTGACTGAGGAAATTTGTTCATATGAATGCTGACCACTATATCCGCTTCTGATTCATCCATTATTTTTTTGCGGTTTAACAAGTCCTGCCTTCTTTTATTTGTATAGCCTTTGGTTCCCTCCTTATACAAAAGTCCGTCTTCTTCCCTGGTCATAATAACATTAAAGCCATCTTCCATAAGAAGTTCTTTCAGCCTTTTTCCTATGATTAAGTTTATATCTTTCTCTTTTAATTGGATATTATCACCAACAGCCCCCGGGTCTTCCCCCCCATGCCCTGGATCTATAATTACTGTTCTTTTAAGGGATTTTGCATTTGTTGGTTCAGTAGCTTTTGAATCAAGGCTGTATTTTAAATTGTATACTGTTATTGAAAGGAGAAGGATTAGTACCATCAAAAGTATTTTATCCTTCTTAAGTATAAGAATCATAACATCACTTCCCCCTTTTACCAGTTATACAATAAAGATATTCAATAACAGCTTGACCCTATGCTACCATTTTCATAAAATCTACTGTTTTGTAAATACTGCTTTTATTACCATATCTTCCTTTGGTACAACTTCTATAGTCTGGCTGTTTTCATTTACATCTCCTTCCCACCTGACAAATTTATATCCATCTAAAGGCACGGCAGTTATACAAAGGGAAATACCGGTAAAATAGCGCCCTGTCCAAGGGTATACGGTCTCTTCCACTCCCGGTGTTTTGTCATTAATATCTATGGAGTTTATGCGTATATAACCATGCTGTTTATTTGAAACATCAAGGCTGATATTTGAAATCCCTTCAAGGTTAAAAAACGATATTATGTGCTCCCTCTGGGCATCCGGTCTTTTTTCTGCAAATTCAAAGAGCGCATCAACATTTCTCTTCCAATTTGGCCATGGACGCCATCTGGATGTGTGTTCATCTATCTCAGGTTCCAGTAGGTTTTTAAATTCCACAATTCTTTTTTTAACGAATTCAGGTTTAAAAGATGTATTTAAATGATCCGCAAATGTATTTATAAACTGATTTTTAAATTCTTCATTTTCCAAAAGGTTTCTAAGTATAAAGGTAGACCAATCAGGGTTTGGCCACTCATTATTGCCTGCCTCAGTTGCATGGACAAGGGTATTGTTGTTATAGCCTCCATAATATGGATACAGCCCAAAACCAAAATCAGTATCATATAAAACCCAGCGCCATCTTCCATCGTGGCCGTATGGGGCATCTTCGTCATAATTTTCTTTCCGTACCCTCCAAAAACTATAGTTATTGCCCGGCCAGTCTGTATTGTCAAAAAATATCTGGGCTACATTGTACAAAATAAAGTTTTCAATATCTATCAGTGTGGATATATGCCGGTAGTGTTTTGGGTCTTTCATTGAATTATTTTTAATATAGTTTATCATATTTCTGTAATATACTACATCTTCCTCCGTTCCTTCAACCAACTCGCCATCTCCTTCCATAAGCACCAGGTCATCTCTGCTTACGCCATAATACTGCTCAAAATAATGTCTGTCAAACCTCTCCCTTATATTGTGAATACCCCAGTATTCACCGTTTAAAAATACTATTACGGGTTTATACGCTTGTATATCTAAAGAGGTATGCTCTACAAGACTTTGCATTAATGCATCCCTGAATATTGTACTTTGACCATCATTGCCGCCATTTCTTAATAACAGGGTTTTAAACTTGTCTGCCACATTACCCTCTTCCATTATTTTTTTGTTTCCAAAAATGGGGTACTCTATAAATTCCTGCCCATATTCACCTCTGGCATACAATCTAATGCTTTTTTGAGGATAGGTGCGTGTTGCCCCGCCATGTATCCGGATGCCTAGATTTTGACTGAATTTAGCCTCGCCACCATCAAAATACTCTATATAAGCTTCCCTTTCCCATTCCCTTCCTCTTTGGGTGAAGTTTCCTTCCCGTTCCCATGGCTCCAGCGATGAGTCATACAATTCATCATAAAACACGCCTTTTACATATATTCCATGGTTGTAATCAAACAAATTGTAAGGATCTGATACAAGGGATATGATAGGCAGGGAGTATCTGTTTTTGGCGTCTTTATCTACAAAATAAGTTGCTGTAATTATATTGCTTACAGGAGTATCGCCTTTAAAAGCCCTGCACCGTACTACCGTTGCCTTATATACATTGGACGGGGGTCTGTAATCATCAGCTATATCCCATATTTTAGAATAAATACTCTCATCCTTTTTCCTGTTTTTAATTTCAATCCCGTCTTCATACAAGTTAGAACCGGTATTTGGTTCACTGCCGTCTAATGTGTAATATATTTTGATATTTTCATTTTCTAAATTGGCTTTTAAATTTTCTAAATGGACTTTAAGTAAAAATTCCTCATCATAGAATCCACTTTTGTGGGAAAGAACGAGGGTGTTTTCTTCTTCAATATTGTCAAAATTCTCATAATTAAAGGCTTCTTTTTCTGTCGGGCTAACATTGCTGCTTTCACTGCTATTTAAAAAAAATATTATGCTTCCGCTAATAACTGCTGATACTAATATCAGAGAAATTACCTTTAATTTGTCTTTATTCATATTTTGACCCCCATATCTTGGACTGGCGTTTTTAATTTTACTTTTTTGTTTGATTTGGCTTTTTTACATGTTTTAGAGTTGAAATGAATTTATTGTCTTTTATCAAAAACCTCCATGGATATTCTTTGGCCTCGCCGGCATAGTCAATATTAATTCTCGGGGTGAAAATAATATCTTCTTCCCGTACCTTCTCATTGTCCAGAAGATATAAATTGTCCCCGCATAAGTCTATACCGTGGAGTTTTTTTGTTATATCCATTGCCTGACACAGCTTACCCGGTCCGCTACACAAATTCTTTAAAACTTCAGTGTTTCTGCGTTTTTTCATAAGTTCAATTCCTTCCACCGGTTCAACAGCCCGGATAAGAACCATTTCCGGCTTCCCTTGTACATTGGTTACAATATTAAAACAGTGGTACATTCCATAAATAAGGTATACATATCCATGCCCTCCGGGACCAAAAGCAACCTCAGTGCGGCTGCTCCTCTTTCCTCTATAGGTGTGTGCAGCAGCATCTAAAGGTCCTATATAGGCTTCCACTTCAACTATTTTGCCTACAGTGGTACCTTCTTCTGAAACACGTATAATGTATTTTCCAAGAAGCTCTTTAGCTACTTCCAATGTGTCTCTTTCATAAAAGTCTCTTTTTAATTTGATTTTAATACCTCCTAAAAAAAGAGTATCTGTATCTTTTTTGATATAATAGTATCACAAAACAGGTATAACAACAAGAAAAATTTCGCTTGAATATTATTATGGGTATACCAATAATAATTATTGAAAAATATGTTTTGACAGTCATATTTTTTCTATTTAAATAAATTGAGTTGTAACTTATTTTTTATCATAAATCTAATTATCCCTATATTTTAGTAGGTGGGGATGCAATACCTACGATAATTTTCCCAGCTCTAATGTTAAAACTTACTTTTTATATTATACAGAATTAAAAAATATTTTCAAAATAAACTCTTTGTTTACAAAATGTATGGATAAAATAAAAATATTGTGATTTTTTAAATACATATTTATTTATCTGTTTTTTTTTATTATATAATACTAATTAATAAAAGAAGTGGAAACCTTTGATTGTAAAATTTCCACTTCTTTTAAATATAAAATGGTAGTGTCAAAAAAAGTTATGAAAACAGTGATTTGAGACTGCAAGAATGTTAACAAAAGTAAAATTGAATTTTGACGGTTGAATAGGGTGGAGAAAGGAGGTAGAGAACTTTGGGTTTAGAGACACGGAGTTACTGAAATGGGCGGTACAGGGCAGCTTAACGCATAAGAAAAAAGCTTTATGTTTTTTGTATATGCTCTCAAGGTTTTTAGGCTACCTGATACTCTAAAATATAATCCTATGCCATGTCAAGTAATTCCAACCATCTGGCAGGTCTATTAGTAGTTCAGTAACGTCCGGGATATTTACCGGAACTCTGTAACCCAGAAATTTATGGGTATTAAGAAGTTATACCATGTAGTAAACAGTATTAGATTGTTCTGGCAGTTACCAAAGGCTCCAAATCCAATAGTTGACTTGTAGTAACGGTTTAAAGTGCAATTGAGTAGTTCAATTACCTGCTTAAGCAATCTGCGCTCTTCTAAAACAGGATCTTCGTTGATCAAACTTTTAGACTGGTAAGATAACAACTGGAGAAAAACAGTAAATAAGTATTTTAGGTCAGTATTCAATTATAATTTTTGACACTACGAAAATATCAAAAGGAGGAAATTTTATGAACAAACGCTTTAAAAAAGTATCTTTAAGTACTATTATGTTAATTGGATTTGCACTATCTGCTGTACTAACTAATTTAACAGGTGTCAGGGCTAATGAAACAACTGTAACTTTTGAAGCAGAATCAAGCTATAACATCAATCAGGGAATGATAGTTAATCACAGCGGTTGTTCAGGAGGGCAATATGTAGGATTAGTAGGTAATGGTAATATACTTCAGTTTAACAACATTTATGTTGAGGCTGATGGACTGTATAATGTAACTGTACATTACTTTTCTGAAAATATGAGGTATGGATATTTGGAAGTTAACGGTAACACAGAAGCAGGTATAATTTTCCCAGGGCTTGGAAATTGGAATGATTTAGGGTCTAAAACTCTTCAAGTCAACTTGAAAGCTGGTAACAACACTTTGAAGTTCTACAATGATTTTGCGTACATGCCTGATTTTGACAGAATAACAGTGGAAGGGGCAATTGCACAAGCTGTAACTGGTTACGAGGCAGAAGCCACTGGAAATATCATTGATGGAATCGTTATAAACCAAAGCGATTGCTCAGGAGGCAAATATGTTGCTTTAAACGGTTTAGGTAACATACTTCAGTTTAATAATATTTATGCTCCTTCAACAGGTATTTATAACATAGCAATTTATTATTATTCCCTGAACGATAGCAACGGATATATTAGTGTTAATGGTGAAACAGGAACTGAAATAAATTTTAGAGGTATAGGTAACTGGGATGAGCAAGGTGTCAAATATACTACTGTGTTTTTACAAGAAGGAAATAATTCAATAAGATTTTACAATGATTTTGCATATATGCCTCACTTTGACAGATTGTGCATTGTGGGAGAGGGGTATTTACTGAACAATCCTGGTCTTGAGGAATCAAACGGAATTAATCCTTACTCTTGGTCAATAGGAAATGATCATTCTAAAAGGTCAACTTTTCAATGGGAATCGGGATCTGGAATTAATAGTTCAAAATGTATTAGCATTATTGCAACTGCTCCAACCGATGCTTATTGGATGCAAACTGTAAGATTAGAACCTAAAAAAACTACATATTTAAAGGATATATAAAAGGTGAGAATCTTATACCTGAGAACAGTAACGTAACTATAGGTGCAAACCTTTCTGTTGTTGGGGACTTTTGCTATTCAGGAAGCGGTGAACAAACTTTAGGTACTTTTGATTGGAAAGAATTTTCTGTTCATTTTCAAGCTCCTGCCTCAGGAGAAGTAACAGTGGCATGCAGATTAGGAAACTGGTGGAACCTAGTGTCAGGTAAGGTTATGTTTGATAATCTCACAATAGTTCCAGACAACAGCCTAACCAGAATAGAAGGAAATAACATATATTTAGACCTTGAAAGTACTGATTTAACATCTATATCAAATACAAATCTTAATAAGTGGATAAATCGGCTTGACAATGCTTATGAAGCTTATGAAGACTTAGTTGGTTTCACTCCTTATAACGGAGAAAAAATGGGTATACTTTCAACTCACTATTATCCAGGTGGATGGGCTGTAGCAGGCAATCCGATAAAATGGCATCAGATATATGTAAGTCCTGAACTTGCAAACATTAATAATAATGATGATTGGTCTTTTGGTATATTGCATGAAATAAGTCATAACTTTGATATTGAAGGTTGGAATTTTAATGATGAATTTTGGGCAAATACAAAAATGTATTTTATTGTAGAAGCTTTAAATGCAAAAGTCAAATCTAATTATATAGGAGCAGGATTAGCCGAATATTATCGTAATGATTGCCAGGACAGTTATACAAAAACTATACTCCCAAGAACAGGCTTCCATCATGATGCTTTAACATACTGTTTTATAAGAATCAAGGATAGAATAGGTATAGAGCCTTTCAAAGCGACATTTAGACATTTTATAACTACTGGTGAGAATCCTCCAACAAAACTTGCGAAATTCAATCGTTTTCTTCAACTGCTGCAAGAAAACTATAACCCAGGAGGAAATGAAGTAGAATCAACTTTCCCTCCTGGTGAGCTAAATTATATATTAGAACCTTCATTCAGTAATACTTAATGAGTTGAAAAAGAACTAGATATACAAAAAATAGCTAGATTTTCTATCATAAAAGTCGCATCCAATTGGATGCGACTTTAGCTTATGTATGCCCAGCATGTGCGCAATCTAACGGGTGTGAGCCCGGTAGTAAGAATGTTATAGTAAACATCAAGGTAAGCGTCAATTAGAATAGGACATCATACTTAAAATATACTTCTTTCTGTCTTTCTTAACCATCATCATAAGCAGTCAATATTTTTATTGTGCATTCGTTATAAGTTTAAACCACCTATAATTTATATTTATATTTGTGATATTATATATATATTGAAAAATGACTTTTAATTGTACAAAGGAGGTAAAAAACATGGAGAAATTAATTGTATCAACACATAAACAAACAGAAATGATTGATATTACCGCCAAAATACAGCAGGTCGTTGAAAAAAGCGGTATAAAGTCTGGCATATGTACGGTGTTTGTACCCCATACCACTGCAGCTGTTACAATAAATGAAAATGCAGACCCTGATGTTGTACATGATATTTTAATGGAAATAAACAAAATAGTCCCTTTCAATGACGGGTACCTTCACATGGAAGGAAACTCTGCCTCCCATATAAAATCAAGTCTGTTTGGCTTTTCAGAGCAGATAATTATTGAAAACGGAAGACTTGTCCTTGGAACATGGCAGGGCATATATTTCTGTGAATTTGACGGACCGCGCCAGAGACAGGTGTATGTCAAAATAACAGGGTGATGATATGGTCTTTATTGTGACGGCACTTAAAATAGAAGCAGAGCCTTTAATTGAACATTTTAATTTAAAAAAAGATATGGACATACACCTTTTCCCGGTGTACAGAAATCCTGATATCACACTTATAATAAGCGGTGTGGGAAAAGTTAAAAGTGCCATGGCGGTAACATACCTTTTATCAACCCATCAAACCACTTTACAAGATGTATTGTTAAACATTGGCTTTTGCGGTACAAATAGCAGAAAATACAGTGTTGGAACCATGGTAGCAGTAAATAAAGTAACGGACATGGATACTAATATAGATTATTACCCTGATGTTTTTATTAAGGAAAACATTCCTTTTGCCGGTCTTTGCTGCTATTCAAGACCTGTGGCACAGGACATGGTACAGGAAGAAAAGGAAGTTTTTTGTGATATGGAGTCGGCGGGTATTATGGAAGCTTCCAAAAAATTTTATTATGCCCATCAGGTAATACTTTTAAAAATTATATCCGACTATTTAAATCCTGAAAAGCTTGATAAATTTCAGCTAAAAAACTTTATAAAAAAAAGTATGCCGTTAATTGAAAAAATTATTCAAAATGCAGTATATTTAAATAACTCCTTTAAAGGAATGTGGTTAGATGAAAATGAAATAAGCTTAATAGATACAGTTTCTCAAAATTTAAGATTTTCTAAAACAATGGAAAAAATGCTTTTTAAAAATGCTGTACAGGCTAAAGTCAAGGGTATCGATGTGTGTAAAACAATTTACCCTTTTTTAGAAACAAAAGTTAATTCTAAATTAGAAGGGAAGAGAATTTTTGAAAAAATACAGCAACAACTTAAATAATACCGGTATACAAAAACATGCAGGTACCGAAAATTCAAATACACCAAACTTTGCTGCACCCAATCCGGCTGCACCTGATAAAAAAAAGAATATATTTAATGCAATATATGTGGAGGAAGCTGCACTTAAATATCCTGTTTCCCAATATGTCCTTCAAAAATACTCCCATCATACAATAATACCTATAAGGCACTACAAAGATGTATTCAACAGAACCAACCAGCTGTTTTCCATTCAAAAACACAATCAATCTTTAATACTTGCAGTTAAGGACAAACCGTTTTTGTACAAAGGGCCGGAGGTATGCCAGGATTTTGGACACCCTAATTTTTATTATACTTCCTTTTTGCTAAACTGTATTTTCAGCTGCGACTACTGCTACCTGCAGGGAATGTACCCATCTGCAAATATAGTGGCTTTTGTCAACACAGAAGATTTTAAAAATGAAATAGCCTCTAAAGCCATGCAAGAACCTCTT
The genomic region above belongs to Acetivibrio saccincola and contains:
- the aroA gene encoding 3-phosphoshikimate 1-carboxyvinyltransferase, whose protein sequence is MLVEKRDSLKGEITVPGDKSISHRAILFASLAKGTTEIDGLLMNEDCLYTINAFRKMQVKIEILPDNKVRIHGNGLYSLKPPTTVLNSGTSGTALRLLLGVLAGQPFNSVLTRDDYALRKPVGKVVTHLRQMGANIDGRDSGNLCPLRITPAKLKGVTCNLSIFDTYIKSPMLIAGLYAEGETKVIEKIKSRDHSELMLNHLGADLKIDGLEVTSKRIENLYANDIKVPGDISTAAYFITAALLVPNSDVTIKNVGINPTRTGILDVYKSMGAKIEILNERTVNNEKVADIRATSSSLKATEIKGALIPRLLDEIPIIAVAATMAKGTTVFKDLNGFKIKESNRLKYIVQELSKLGASIRETEDGMIVEGGKELKGAIVEGYNDAAITMSLCVAGLIAENETMIRKTQILDIAYPEFITVLNKL
- a CDS encoding redox-sensing transcriptional repressor Rex, with translation MSGNKKISMAVIRRLPRYYRYLSDLLKMDISKISSKELSQRMGITASQIRQDLNCFGGFGQQGYGYNVESLFNEIGNILGVNDKFNVVILGAGNMGQALANYSNFEKRGFNIIGIFDVNPDLVGKEINGKKVLHFDEFEEFIKNKRIDIAMLCVPYEKTPSVAEKVASLGVKGLWNFSPMDLKISHDVIIENVHLSDSLMVLGYRLKEKLRKDALAEAKK
- a CDS encoding ABC-F family ATP-binding cassette domain-containing protein, producing the protein MIILSCNKINFSFGINKILDNVSFSIKNTDKTGIVGVNGAGKTTLFKILTSEYTPESGEIYIAKDLNIGYLEQNSGLDENNTLLEEVLTVYSHFIDMEARIKELEKCISTEKNEEVLNAYMKEYSRLSEDFSMLGGFEYNSRAKGVLKGLGFSEEDFDLKVGKLSGGQKTRLSLSKLLLKEPDLLLLDEPTNHLDISAVEWLENFLKEYKKSVMVISHDRFFIDKVADKILEIENRHVKLYNGNYSDYIKQKALDREIQQKHYEQQQKEIAKMEVFIEQQKRWNRERNIIAAESRQKAIDRMEKIEKPEKLPDKIKVKFKSNISSGKDVLFVENLSMEFPGKPLFKDLSFNVRKGEKIFILGANGTGKTTLLKILTGNLKQTSGNFRYGYNVEMSYYDQEQESLDPDNTVLDEVWDASPDILQTEIRNALAIFLFKGEDVFKRISDLSGGEKSRVALIKIMLSGSNLLLLDEPTNHLDINSREVLEESLSDFDGTLIVVSHDRYFINKLATRIIYIENESSILDFNGNYEDFLSYRNRINASNENSENTNKKISSGKLQHLASKEEKARKRRLEKLILNTEKRIFQVESRLDEINKKMQSEEVASDHVKLMELNKEHDELNKELEELYKTWEEASLEASNYSSP
- the cwlD gene encoding N-acetylmuramoyl-L-alanine amidase CwlD; protein product: MILILKKDKILLMVLILLLSITVYNLKYSLDSKATEPTNAKSLKRTVIIDPGHGGEDPGAVGDNIQLKEKDINLIIGKRLKELLMEDGFNVIMTREEDGLLYKEGTKGYTNKRRQDLLNRKKIMDESEADIVVSIHMNKFPQSQYHGAQTFFPKNSEESKRLAQCIQRSLRDMVDPENKREALVKDTETLILKNIKKPTVIVECGFLSNAEEEQKLSTQEYQEKLAAAIKEGIKKYYGEE
- a CDS encoding CotH kinase family protein, with the translated sequence MNKDKLKVISLILVSAVISGSIIFFLNSSESSNVSPTEKEAFNYENFDNIEEENTLVLSHKSGFYDEEFLLKVHLENLKANLENENIKIYYTLDGSEPNTGSNLYEDGIEIKNRKKDESIYSKIWDIADDYRPPSNVYKATVVRCRAFKGDTPVSNIITATYFVDKDAKNRYSLPIISLVSDPYNLFDYNHGIYVKGVFYDELYDSSLEPWEREGNFTQRGREWEREAYIEYFDGGEAKFSQNLGIRIHGGATRTYPQKSIRLYARGEYGQEFIEYPIFGNKKIMEEGNVADKFKTLLLRNGGNDGQSTIFRDALMQSLVEHTSLDIQAYKPVIVFLNGEYWGIHNIRERFDRHYFEQYYGVSRDDLVLMEGDGELVEGTEEDVVYYRNMINYIKNNSMKDPKHYRHISTLIDIENFILYNVAQIFFDNTDWPGNNYSFWRVRKENYDEDAPYGHDGRWRWVLYDTDFGFGLYPYYGGYNNNTLVHATEAGNNEWPNPDWSTFILRNLLENEEFKNQFINTFADHLNTSFKPEFVKKRIVEFKNLLEPEIDEHTSRWRPWPNWKRNVDALFEFAEKRPDAQREHIISFFNLEGISNISLDVSNKQHGYIRINSIDINDKTPGVEETVYPWTGRYFTGISLCITAVPLDGYKFVRWEGDVNENSQTIEVVPKEDMVIKAVFTKQ
- a CDS encoding DNA-3-methyladenine glycosylase, encoding MKLKRDFYERDTLEVAKELLGKYIIRVSEEGTTVGKIVEVEAYIGPLDAAAHTYRGKRSSRTEVAFGPGGHGYVYLIYGMYHCFNIVTNVQGKPEMVLIRAVEPVEGIELMKKRRNTEVLKNLCSGPGKLCQAMDITKKLHGIDLCGDNLYLLDNEKVREEDIIFTPRINIDYAGEAKEYPWRFLIKDNKFISTLKHVKKPNQTKK
- a CDS encoding carbohydrate-binding protein, which gives rise to MNKRFKKVSLSTIMLIGFALSAVLTNLTGVRANETTVTFEAESSYNINQGMIVNHSGCSGGQYVGLVGNGNILQFNNIYVEADGLYNVTVHYFSENMRYGYLEVNGNTEAGIIFPGLGNWNDLGSKTLQVNLKAGNNTLKFYNDFAYMPDFDRITVEGAIAQAVTGYEAEATGNIIDGIVINQSDCSGGKYVALNGLGNILQFNNIYAPSTGIYNIAIYYYSLNDSNGYISVNGETGTEINFRGIGNWDEQGVKYTTVFLQEGNNSIRFYNDFAYMPHFDRLCIVGEGYLLNNPGLEESNGINPYSWSIGNDHSKRSTFQWESGSGINSSKCISIIATAPTDAYWMQTVRLEPKKTTYLKDI